TGGTCTCCCTAGCCAAGCTAAGCACGCGTCTGCAGCAATGCGTGGAGTAAGTAGCCCTCTAAACCTCTAGCCCCCAACGATCTCCTCTCTAATCCTCTGCCTGTCCTTAGGGAAGTCCAAGCTTTGATCACCTCGTTTGGCAGCCATCTCAATGTGGATCTGCAGCAGCGAGGCGTGGAATTCACACAACTCTTTGGCCACTATAAGCATCTGCGTCCGGCGCTGCTCGAAAAGATGCCGGCCATGCAGATCAGTCGCATAAGCTCGCAGAATGGCGAGAGCGGCGGCTCTTTCGATGACAACAGTCCAGATGTCATCGAGAATGGTGTGGAGGGAGGGGGCAACGTTGGTGTCGGACATTCACTTATCGAAAGCAATATGAATATGCTGGGTGACAATACGGTAAAGGATGCCATCTATCCTCCATCTATTCCATCTCTTAACCATTATATTCTCTTCTTTCAGAACATTCTGCTGGATCTATTGGGTAGCACGGATCTGTCGGCGGGCGCCAGTGATCTGGTGGCAGCCACCGATCTGTCCAATGCCGTGCATAAAAAGAACTCGCGGAATGCCAATGACATTGGCGTGGCCGTGTCCAATAACCAGGATCTGTTGGATTTACTTGACCTGGATATGACGGCGCCTGCGACTGTCACAGCGACGGCGCCAGGTGCGGGCGGTATCATGCTGGATCAACACCATACGAGTGCGGCCAACATGAATAACATGCTGGGCGGCCTGGATCTGGGTGGCTTTGGGGGTCTTGATGGCTCTGGCAGCATACCCACAAATGGCAATGATCTGGTTGCCAGCATGCTGGGTATTGTTTCCGccgcagcaccaccagcagccgcagcagcagcggatggcaatggcagcagtCTGCTGGGCGATCTAAATCCCACAGCAGCCTCCAACAATGTGACAGTGGTGCCTATATATTCTTAGTTTTTACCCTATTTGTAATGctaattaattgtttttttgttagccACCGCAGGGTCCCAAGCTGACGGCGCTGGACAAGAACGGTTTGTTGGTGCAGCTGGTGCCGGTTACGGGCAATGATTGCATGAGGATCTATATGACGACCACAAACGGCTCAGACAATACATTAGAGCAATATTTGCTAAAGGTACGATCGAtgcttcctcctcttcctctccctgtctctttctctgactCAGTCGTTCTCTTTTTGGTTAACAGGCGGCCGTTCAAAAGAGTTTCCAGCTGCAAATGCTGACGCCCTCGGGTAACCTGCTGCCGCCGGGCGGTGTTATCACGCAGGAAATGCGCGTTGTGGCCACATCAAATGTGAGTCTCCACGGTTCTCCAAGAGCTATCTCTATAATTCAACTGTCTTTAATCTAATTTCCAGGCGGTATTGCGTATGCGTTTACGTATTCAGTATGCGCTCGATGGCCAGCAGCTCGTGGAGCAGACGGAGGTCAGCGGCTTtccagagcagcagccaggaacAGCGGAATAAAAGAGTGTAACTTGTATTAAAGCAAAATTAGCCTAATATATctaaaaagaaaaggaaaacaaacgcAAAGAAACGGAAAAACTCAAAAGAGGAgaaggaacagaacagaaacagaagcagaagcagcaggaaatTATGGAAAAACGAGCAACAATTCTAAAagctaacacacacacacacacacacacactgtggTTGTCACACATTTATTGTAAATTAAgttaacacacacaaacacaatcGCAACTAGATTTCGGATTGGCGGCCAGCGTTGCCAGACTGTTTTGTCTCCAGTCCAGCGCCCAAGCAAAAACGGGCCAGCCCTTTCGTATTTGTTtgctaatttatttatatatatactgtactACATAGATTTCTTGTCAGATcttaaaacacacacattcttTGTCCAATAACTTGTCCTATTTTCTTGTGTTTGAGCATTCTGTATCGTGTGTAattcgttttttgtgtgtgttcaaAAGACAACTTTCAGTTTTAATTTATAAGACAATAAAAGTCAAACCTTATAAATAGCCCCCCAGAAACTAAAGTAAACAGGCGACTAAAGAGAAATTGTATTAAAAAGCATaaaacagacagacaacaaAAGGAGCCGTATCGGAAATTGTGTAGCAAAAGGCATTTAAGGGAAAAAGCTTagcattttaaatgaaatgaaaatgggaaCGAGACGCGgtatgaaatgaaatgttgaATGGCCATTTGATAAAGAATCCATAGAAGCACTTTGTTTGTTAATTCTATTTATAATGCAATTGTGCCCCCaaatggttttttgttgtttttttttttgatagaACAATGTCGAAAAGGAACAGCGGAAGATCAGGTTCTTGCAGGGAAAGAGTTTCAGCttcagccccagtcccagcggGAGCAGCGCATCCATCGAGTGGATAAGGCCtctgatatatatatacattcatgtacacacacaaaacaaatatatatatatatatatgtatattgttaTTTCCTGTGAGCACGTACTTAAAGTCGATAAAAGGAGCTGAAACggggaaagaaagaaaagaaaccaGAAAAGCACTGTGGAAAAACTAGATACTATCtttaataaatatacacacaaGACACTTaaacctacatatatatatgtgtatatatatgtgtttatatatatatatacatataactgAATAGTTTGGCTGGCTGGAGGCGAGCTGAGGAATGAGAATGGGGAGGGGATGGGCATGATCGGGGGCATCGGAAAGCAAAGAAAATCCATTAactattattactattattattatgattataaaTGAATTATGCAGCTgtatgagagagagagaaataataataacattAACATATTGTacaatatattattatttttgtattattatcattttttttatatatatatgtatataacacatatatagtatatatatattcaatcAACCTTTTGAGtcgaaataaacaaaacgatTTTGTTTTATCGAAGGACACGACAGCCCCAGACTATCTTCTGGTCGGTATCAACGACTGATACTGGAAATTCAGTGAGAATTCAGTGGAGCTAAATGCCCATTTCGCTTCGAGAATTACTCTTTGACAGATGACGTCAGGGACACGTACAAAGTAGTGGAAAAGAGAATGCCCAGGTATGCAATAACAAAATTCAGGCCGTGGGTGAACGCTCAAAAGCTATGGGAAACACTTGGCTCGAAGTACCTCCTGGCAGTAATCCCACCTAATAAATTCTTAAGCActtcataataataataaaacctTGAAGATTAGACGACTAATAAAACTATATCTTAAAAACTAAAGGCAATTAGGCAGCGATTATGACACACAGCCAACtattaacatttttatattttctaacTATAGAACCTTGTTTCGATTGGTTGGTTTGGTTCGTCATATTCCTGAGAAGCTCCTTACATGATGTTGCACGGCATAGGACGAATGCTGCCAGACTACTGCTGCTCTGTTTGAAGTCTCGGGTGTTTGGTGTGAAGTCATTATTATAACCAAAAggaagaaatcaatttgcagtggctacaaAACACCGTCCACAAGCTTACTCattctctcacacacacacactcttcgtcGTGCGATGTGTGCGCCCTttggcggaggagagccatactgactgagtatcgggtataaatgtagagtcgcggccaTAGCTGCGGCTCACAGCGGCACAGCGTTCGGTCGTCGCTTGGCCTTTGCCCGCTAAATGCTCTTTTCTGAGTCCGTCTGCGAGCATTTAGCGAGACTTCACTCATCTCTCGCGGATTTTTATCGTTGGTAAGTCCGTTTACGAACAAAAATTCTATGATAGTTACGTTTTACTATCGTTTTTTGGTCCACTGGGAGACAAAACATGGCCCATAAGAGCAGAAAATACGCAGCTGGTAGAATATATTATACTGGGAATAATCTTACAAGACGACACAGGATCTCTTGTCATCGGTTagatatgtatttgtatgaATGCACACCCCGTGGTATACCGAATTTGTAAGATTTGTGACTCAAATTGGCTACATTTTACCAAAAATCAAGAAAGCTTTTTCTATTTTGAGCAACTCTAATGCTACTTTTATGCTACTAGTAAAGCGTTCTTACTTGTCTCATCCTTATTTTGGGCTTCCTTTCAAGCATAATATTCCATCGCATGCTGAATACATTCCAGTAATCGCATACAAGCGATCCGATTACtccacgctctctctctctctctctctgtctatcctTCTGAATAACGGCCCCCGGAAAGTAGACTATGAAAAAAGGGAAAGCCATGGTCCCACGTGGCGGCTGGCGTGTAAATCACTGCCACAAGTCGCTCGGGCTGTCAGTCACTAAGATAGACGAATAAATACTTGGAAGTCCCACCGTCATCGTACCCTGCCGTACCCCCGACAGACGTAATCGTAATCCTAATCCTTGGCCAAATccccacacagcagcagcagcagcaggaaagtGTAACACAATGCGAATAATGGAAATCATCGCTGGATATCGGGATGTCTCACGGCTGTCAATTGCAGGACTAGCGGGCCACAGCTGTGTCTGGGATTTTTTGGGGCGCTCCCTCATCGGGCCCGCACCCACTCTCTCattttgtgggtgtgtggtaACCTTTGGTAAGGTTAAATGTGAACAGCGGAACCCGCGAATTGTGCCACGCCAAAACAGAGATGCGACGCCcaaacagcagtagcagttcGTCCTTGTTCTCAGCAGCTCGTTTCCTGccctttgtctctctctctctctctctctgtgtgtgtgtgtgtgtgtgtgtgtgtgtgtgtgtgtatgtggggcGAGGCGGGACAACGTGTAGAGGCGCCGACGCATTGagggatatggatatggatacgCTTTTATCCTTTGCATCCAActcgaccacgaccacgactaCGGCCGCCTCGGCACAAGTTCGCTTCGAACGTGTTGGCTTGCAACCCGGTTCGATGACTGTCAGTGGTGCTCCTGTATCCACTCACCCTGCTGCCCTGCATCCGGGCTTGTGTTGGCTTTGGCTATAAACAGCATAAGcatctatgtatatctatgccacggctgccactgccactgccacttcccatccccccaccccccctcttAGCAGCTGCTGTCAAGGGCGTAGTGAAAATACTTGACTCGGTGCGGGGCCTGCCCCGAAGGGGTGGGCTGTTATGGAATGATTGAGATTAGTTTCCATTTCTTAATTGAAAAGTTGCTCTAATCTTTTGatatttgtggaaaatttGTTTCAATATTGATATGAATTTTGTGCTGCAAGTCGAGGCCGCCTGCCGccagccgcctgctgcctgctgctaaCCCCCGTGGCACTACGCCCCCGCATGACTGCTCTCCATGTCGGTACGGTACATCAATCGCCCTTCGGGCGGCTGCTTCTACTGCTGTGGCCTCTGCTGTTGTATTCCCTGGGCCTCCTCACTCCCACTTGCCCACTCCCCCCCTTGTTTGCGCCTCCTGGCACTCTGGGAGGAAAAAAGTAATTTTGTGCAACGATGCGACCGACCCTTGGCCAAAAacgacacaaaaaaacaacaacggcagcagcagtggctaCAGAAAGAACAACAAGAATATTAAGGACATCTACAGCGACGAAGATTACGATACCCTAGGATATCCATAGATCCAAATGCCAACGATAATGAAAGCTGGTTAGTATATCTTCTAAAAACACACTGATCTGATTGGTTTGAGTTATGAAATCTGAAATCTCTTAAGTTTGGTCGGGATTTTCCTCAAAAATACTCGACTGTGTTTCAGATACAAAAAATGGACCTGTCTTTGATTTAATAATCTCATCAAGCAGATGtgcacacatatgcatatgcatgtgtgtaatTTCTAGGATCGTAAATTCAATCATTCGCTGCAGGGCAAACATCTGTTCAAAGTCGTGATACCCTCTCTACCCTCAGTGTCTCTCGCCCCTGCTCCATCTCTCGTGCAAGGGTACTATATTGAGAATGTAATGAGAAACCTTTTATGGCACAAACACATGCTCGCTTTTCATGCTCccccatgccccgtgccccatgccccactcCAGCTGCCCCCCAGTTTTATGGGGGCCAAAGTTATCTTCTCTCGGTTTGCCTTTTAGTCGTAGtctaattttattttgtttgtcgcTTCATCTGCTGCTTACTCTtcttccacctccacctccaactTCTTCGTCTGCTAcatttccatctccatatTCTCGCTCTTCTTTTGTCTACTTagaattaataatttttggtttttttttttgtttttattttcctctTTTGCTCCATCCTCTGAGCACTTCTTAGtccttttctttcttctcGGTTTCCACATCttattcctttttttccttttccgttTCCACCTCTTATTCATTTTCTTGTAATACaataggttttttttttttcgtaggtactctatatattttattttgtttaatttgttcttctcttttgttttcttttgctttttttacgctctttttttgttggttgttgtttttaataatttatattacaaaataaaaatcaaaaagccAGGGGCATggatgggactgggactgttgggggggggaggggcataCGGGCTTTTTGGAATTTGGCAAATGATTTGGCAGGTGGGCGACCGagcctctccctctcactctcactctacCCCACTCTTTTCTCTTTCATTCAGCCATCTCTCCCCCTTCCGCCTCCCACCTCTCTatctttgtgtgttttttgtgcctttgtgtgggagtgggtgtggggggggcGTGTCCATTGGGAGCATTGGAGCATCTTTATCGAAATAACATTGTAATTGCTTTTTGATAAATGAAGCACGCGCTGCACAACTGAcagccaacaaaagcaactaaaacaaacagaaggggggtggagggttggcggggggaggggtatTGGTAGGAGAAGGTGGGGAAATCCCAGGGAGAGGcataaaaaaaacgaaaacaaactTATAAGAATGCCAGCCCCCCTAAAGGCGCGATAAACGTACCAGAGATTACCCTGGAATTGAGCAAATTTCAGTTTAGTATTGGAAGACACGATTGGAAGATCTAGATCTGGAAGATATCTCTTGGAATACCATGATTGGAAGTCACATTCTATTGGGTGGGTGGGAGAGGCTCGGAAGGGGGTGGAAGCTGTGGGATATATAGGGTTTTGCCGCTTTGAAGTGCCGAAGGTAGTCCTTCTTAAGCCCAACCCTTCCGATCTAATGGATCATAAATAGATTTAAAAACAGTACAGCCATGTGTATAAAGATTTTATTGAATCCTGATATTCGTATTCATTCATTATAGGGTATTTCAAGGGTCTGTCTAGTTCGATTTGTTTCGTCCATCGTTTATGCCCTTGTCCCTAATGGGTATTGGGGTTATAAAAGCAAAATCGCTCGGACGTCTCACTCAAGTGAAGGCAATGCACCAATCCCATACCCCCAATCCACTCCTAATTCCCATTCTCCTCCACAACCACCACCCTCCTGATCTCTTCAGGGTGCtgcagccagagagagggtGCAGGGGGGGGCGCACGCACTCTCTGGGAAGACAATttaaaatgttgaaaaatgcTCAGCTAATTGGCAGTTGACAGCGTCGAGAGCCTGGGATTGGCTTGCCCCACAAAACCGAGAGGACAGGGTGGGACAGCAGTGGGACACTGGGATAGGGTGGGGACGAGGGCCGGCGGCAGGGGCAGACGGGTGATGGCTGTAGGggcatataaatttaatttggtttATAAAAAGTGCTTGAGAATGTGGAATGGGACGACGGAGAACATGGACCAACAACGAGAGCTGAAGCGGCCTGAAGTGGCCTCAGCGAACAACAGCTGAAAGGGgacgggtgtgtgtgtgtgtgtgtgtgtgggatggATTGATGGTTGGATGaatgctgttgttgcaagGGCCAAGTGGCAAGAGGTGGAATGGGGCCAGATTGAAGCCGGGGCTAATGGCAGCCAAGTGGCCGCCAAATCCATCTGAGGTGGACCCAAACCCCGTTCGGCCCTCAGCtaatccccaaaaaaaaaagccaaattgaattgaaaaaatatttaaataatttttggaaccaaacgaaaaaaaaagaaaaataatatagCAAACAtaatgaaagaaaaacgaaaaagtttTCGTAAAAATTTATGAAAGGGCACAGCAAGCAGCTGAAGGGTGAGGTGGAGAGAGTTGCCGGAAAatgaagaaaacgaaaaaagttTAATCGGAAATTCTTAAGAGAATACTTTTCCGGGGCCgcgccactccactccccgtCAGCCTGGTCGTTCCCTCTTGCCAAGgaatttttccatttcatcTATTCAAAGAAGTTTCTCATAATCGACACGACATCCCCTGCCATTGCCCCTGCCGCTGTCCTCCTGCGTTCAATCCCTGGTAGGAATCATCCCCCCTTTTTTGTCTTGAATGCATTTGCATATCCCAACTCTAATTTATATGATAAGTGGCGGACAAAAGGGACGACTCCCGGCGAACCAAAGAGTGGGCCACAAGGGCGGGGGGGCATGAAAATCGATGACTTAGTTTTTCTGATTATTCCAATTTCTTCCCCGTGCCCTTTCCCCCCCACCGCCAACAAGGGTGTAGTATTCCCATGCCAACCCGTAGTAACAAATAAAAGTAGCCAAAAATGAGCTGCAATAACAAATCAAATTGTATTTACATAATAAACAAATAAGGGATAAATTTTCCTCGGTTAGAAGGGTTTCTTCTACATTGGTATATATCTAAAAATATTATTGGCATTTCGAATTAGTCTTAAATTCttgtgaaaaaaaaacaaaaaaaaaaaacatgggAACCTGGAAGAGATTTCGCTCCTTGACAGAATGCATTGGTTTAACTACAATACAAACTAAGGCTAAAACTAAAAGTTATAACTAGAAAATTAGTCATATTTCTATGGCAATGGGCACTCAGACTCAACAAACTTGTATTCTAAAGGCAGCGGTGGGCAGGCGCTGCATCATGCACACGAGATGTATGTTGTTTGTGGCACAGCATGTCCACCGCTGTTCCAATATGTAGGGGGGATAGCAGATAGCTTATATCTGAAGGACAACTGGGAGATTGGAACGGCTTTCTTCTTTAGTTTTCCGAAGGGTTGCCTCTCTTTACTtcagtacgagtatatatataatatatagtatgtatgcaCGAGTATGTATAATTACTTATCAACCATTTTGAGTTGGGCTGAgctgaaatttcatttcattttgagTCAAAGTAACTTCCAGTTGGATAGGAAATCTTCCCTTTGGTTGGGAGCATAAACGAAATTTTGATCCACACTCCAAATTCCAGCTTTATTCAAGTTTTAATTAGAATACTGGTGTtttttgaaataaactatGAAGATTTCAAACAGAATTTGTGGGAAAATTGTGGACTCTTTTGATGCCACACCTAAGGGATCTTGAAAGGCCCAACAAAACTAGCCTAGACCTTCTTCCACTCAGATTCAAATAGTAGAGTCAATTAAGGGGTATTATTCCGAACAGGATTCACCAGAGATCATTACCTTAAAGGGCTTTTAGGGGGTGTTTTTAggggaaatacaaaaaataaattaataacaattaaatataaataaattagggCTTAAATATGTACAGGCATTTTGCGTAGCGAAgctttctctcttctctctctctctgtctctctttgctTTAGACCTTTGATTAACCATTTAGTTTAGTgattagtttagtttagttagTGGCTGCTCTAACGCCTTCTCCGTTCTCTTTGCTTATGCTCTCAAGTACAGTGTAAGTCAGTTAATTAATAGTTTACTTTGTTgttacattttgttttgttttgttttttttttttaattcaattgaGTGTTGATTTTCGTCTAGGtataaacatttaaaaattttgaaaaatatttcgttttttttttgattttaggtttggatttttttgtattgttttttctttttacgacaaaaatgtagaaaaaaaattctttagttttttaatgtgatttttatgatttttgtttgcttaagttaattaacaaattatttgttattttgcAAGCGAGAGAGACACGACGATTGACAAAAATTTGTAgcaatttgttgcattttagTTTGGTGTATGTAGTGGTTGGCCATCGGCCCCTAGGACTATCATTATAGTactagtatatatatatatatatatatatgtatgtatatatgtataatatagtTGTATattccgtatctgtatctgctgtATAACtatgatatatgatatatgcatgtaagtgtatatataggtatatggtatatgtataatatatggCATATAATGTATGGTATCTGTATATATAGCTATgttttcctcttcttcttttttgttttttgtttgaatgcaTGAACGATGTACTCTATATATTAGCagcatatactatatactcgtatgacTTGCGCTTGATTTTGGCATTAGGATCTAAGAAAGGTAAGTGGTAAGTGGTAAAAGGTAAAACTTAAACTTAATTGAGCGAGCACGTTGCTTGACTTTCGATCTCTTGATTTGTATCTGGATCTGGTTTTGATATAATTAAATGCATGAGATAATGCTTGGGGGCCTATAGCAGTGTTGTATTTACAGGTTTTTGGGGGGTTtttatgggtgtgtgtgtgtgtgtgtgtgcagaaTATCACATAGTCAGACATATAATTCTATATACGACTACAAGTTGTCAATTTTCGGcactcctcctcgtcgtcccCGGCTTTAGACATGCAGCGTCGAGGAGTCCAGCGAATTCCTCGACGAACTCCGATGTCCACCGATCAACGTGGCCGTGTCCGCTTCCGTGGCATCTGCATCTAGAAGGAAACGCTTGCGCTGCGGACGCAAAAACAGGAACATCACCAACAGCGACAGGAAAAAGGCCAACGCCCCAAAGGCCGGATAGACAACGCCACTCAGTTGGCTCGTTGTTGGCAAAGCACTGATGATGTACACCCGGTCCGTGGGATGGAGATGGGCATGCATCTTTGGCTGTCCACGCTCCGTTGAtgtggttgctgctgtggAGGTGTTGCCCTCTGTGGTGGTGCCCACCAGCTGGCGCGTGTCCACGTTGAGCTTCTTCGAGCGTCGCATCATGCCAGTAAGCTGcggaaaatggcaaacaaatacCGAGTTCCCCGGATTAGTGATCACTCAGAGCCGCAACGGAGGGGGGGACGACGACTCACCTTATGCTTACACGTGACCTGTATATTGTAGACCGTGTCCGGCCACAGGGAGAGCTCGGCACGAGAGGTGTCCGTCAGAAGATTGCCTATCAGACCGCCCCCAGACACCTCCCAGGTGATCAGGCACTGGCGCGAGGCATTGGCTATCATCTCGTCCCAGCCAATGTCGGTGAGCACGAGTGCTCCCTGTCGCTGGGCCCTGTGTATCCTCAGCTCGAAGGGCGACAATTGCTTTTGACAGTTTTCCCAGCACTGTGGCGGCCCGAGGCAAGGCACgacacggcacggcacggcacggcagcAAGCGTAATGGATGGTTGGTTGGAGGGACAAAAACGGAGGAAAAACAGTGGAAAGTTAGCTATTTGTCAATTAGGTTTTGTAATTATGTCGCGCGCCCTCAGGTAGGCAATGAAATTCTGCTCATCTTTCATTCTCCTGCCCACGGTTTTAACCCATTATGGCCCTCTGGACAGTCCCATTTTCTTTCTTAGTTTGAAACAATTGTTTTGGTCATGCTTGGCTTGGTATATCCATTGTATGGCCCGAAACGGGGTATCGGAATTTAATTAGAAGTCAACCATTTCTAGCATGAAAATACCTTCAATATTTcgttaaataaatatgtaaaattgtttcaaattcatttaatttctatCAGTTTTTGACTTAATTTTTGCAGTAGCTTGCAGTGGAATTACCAGCAGTACTTATCCCTCTTTTATCTTTCATTTTAGGattacaacaaaatataagACAACACCCcgctataaaaaaaaaactgttaaTCAAATATTTTGAGACCCAGGGCTCTACATCTATCCGACATCCATCAAAACCATAAatgacacacacaaaaaacaaaattgtgACATTCTCCAAGTGGAAGATTTTCAAGAGCCAGCATGAATGGGTTAATGACATCGTTAGGAGGCTGTCACATGCCAGAGGCGTAGAgcggtggcgggggggggggggggggggggggggggggagcgtAGATACTTACATTTCTGCAATCAGTGGAATCCGTACAATAATGCCAGTCCCTCGAAAACTGTAAAGGGAAGAGAGAGGAGACGAAAGTTAGTTAGTGGGCGTGGCCTAATCGAATTTTAAGTAAGCTACGAGAAGAAAAAGTAATCAGGCACAGGACCCGAGGCGGTCTGCCAGCGAGGACAAACACAACAAGGAGTCATCCTCCTCATCTCGTTTTGTCCTATCCCTTGACTTGGTTCCTGCCTCCTCACAGCCATAGTCCTGAGTCCTGACTGTCCTGCCTGTCCTGTCCTTTGCTGCTCCTCAACAATAGACGCAAATTTGTAACTTGTAATAAAAGGCAAAGCCGGcagtcagacagacagacagataggcaggcaggcaggcaggcaggcaggcaaaaaGAAATCTAAAAGTCTATGTACGTAAAAGGATATATATAAATGACCACAAACGTTGGCCTGTGGAGAATTGAAAATTTCACGCTCCTGGCAATGAGGATAATGAGGGGGATTGCCATGGCAAATGGATAAGGATGGAagacggaacggaacggcacGGAACA
The sequence above is a segment of the Drosophila pseudoobscura strain MV-25-SWS-2005 chromosome X, UCI_Dpse_MV25, whole genome shotgun sequence genome. Coding sequences within it:
- the fend gene encoding transmembrane protein fend → MFNSLALMLACCALAALCLAHKDGGSTADGTGTATELSSSSSPSSSSSSSSSSPSPSASPSMPFATGPGSSTSKQLSRCRQSCYQQFSRDWHYCTDSTDCRNCWENCQKQLSPFELRIHRAQRQGALVLTDIGWDEMIANASRQCLITWEVSGGGLIGNLLTDTSRAELSLWPDTVYNIQVTCKHKLTGMMRRSKKLNVDTRQLVGTTTEGNTSTAATTSTERGQPKMHAHLHPTDRVYIISALPTTSQLSGVVYPAFGALAFFLSLLVMFLFLRPQRKRFLLDADATEADTATLIGGHRSSSRNSLDSSTLHV